The DNA window CCCAAATGTCATTTGGGTAAGATCATTGGTTCCAAATGAAAAGAATTCTGCTTCCTCTGCAATCTACATGAACAGATAATAAAATTCTGAAGTGTGAGAAACCAAAAGGGAATAGAATGACACTTTAATTGTTCCAGCCTAAGCAAAATGGTGGAGTCAATTGCCATTCTTTATGGCTTTATCATATTCGAAAGTAGTAATATGCAAAGCTAGAATTTAAATGTGATTCTTTGAGTTGATAAATAACAGAGGATTTAAGTTATACCTCATCTGCAATCAGAGTAGCTCTAGGGACCTCAATCATGGTTCCTACTTTATAGCTTAGAGAGGAACCCGTCTCAGAGAACACTTTCACAGCAACATTTCTTATTAAACTCACTTGGTGCTTCAACTCCTGCCAAGGATAAAAGAGGAAAGAttataaataatcaaaacaagaagCTAATGTAGTTGTACTTGGTACATACTGTTTAGGAAAAACTAAAAAGACTACGAAGCCTTGGCTCAAAGAATGTATGGTAAAGctataacataatttttatgattaatgGTACATGTAGAGCAAAAAGTGAAGCAAGAAAGCAGCAAGGGAATGAGGTTGAATAAGAATCATGCCTGAGGTGTACCAACAAGTGGAACCATTATTTCCGGCAGAACTTTAATGCCATGGTTACTCACTGAAACTGCAGCCTCAAAGATTGCACGAACCTGCATCTCAGTTAGTTTTAGATATGATATTCCTAGCCTGTTAACAGAAAATTCACTAGTCAGATATGAATGCTGTGAATCAATCCATAAACTAGGGGGATGCAAACCTACAGCCTCGGCAACCAAGCATGGGATTCACTTCTGATAGTTTTTCAATCCTAGAGAagatttcttcttcattgataCCTGTCTCCGAAGTTAGCTCCCTGACAATGTGATGCAACTCACCCTGGGGAATAAACTCATGAAGTGGAGGATCCAACAATCGGATTGTCACCGGGAGACCATCCATTGCGCGGAAGATCCCCTCGAAATCTGATCTCTGATAAGGTAGCAACAGGTCAATTGCGGCTTTCCTCTGTTCTGGTGTAATGGCTACTATCATCAACCTCACGGCCTTTATCCTCTCGTCTGAGGCAAAAAACTGAAAGTAGAGAATCATACAATTCTTAAATATTTAGTGCCATAACAATTGAGCATGCATTAttcctctatatatatattgaggAATATTGAGAGCACACTTCTCATTTAATTATGACCAAGgagttgaaatttttattttttttttaccatgtGTTCAGTCCTGCACAGTCCAATTCCTTGGGCACCATTCTGTCTAGCTGTTAGTGCATCTGCAGGTGTGTCAACATTTGCCATTACCTGATTCACAACAGCAATATGAATTCACAATGTTCAGAAAACAATATTTTGAAGCTTTAATTCAACTCAAACTATGAAGTAGGTAAGACTCATGACATACACTCACCTTCAGATGCCTTGTTTCATCAGCCCAAGACATGAAGGTTGCCAGATCATCACTTAGAGTTGGAGGAGAAAGTGGTTGCTTTCCTAGTATCACCTCACCGGTGGACCCATTAAGTGATATCCATTCTCCTTCCCGGAGCACCTTATCCCCAACTACCACCACCTGCTTCATTGATTGAGATTATACTCTCttggttattttttatatgaattacTACCAATAGCAAGATGGCCATTTAGCATGTTTGTACTACCTAAATGAATAATCAGTCACCTTTTCGGTGTCATTTACAAGTATACCAGAGCAGCCAGCCACACAACACTTTCCCCATCCGCGGGCTACAACGGCAGCATGAGATGTCATACCACCTCTCTCTGTCAAGATCCCAGCAGCTGCATGCATACCGCCAACATCCTCTGCACTTGTCTCTGTCCTCACCTTTCAACAATGCAAGACTGGATCAGCTAATAATTCACTCATTTAGCAATAATGGATGATCTACTGATCACAAAAAAACTAGAGCAAGGGNNNNNNNNNNNNNNNNNNNNNNNNNNNNNNNNNNNNNTCTGCATCATCAGCAGTGAACACAATCTGCCCTATTGCAGCTCCAGGGGAAGCAGGCAAGCCCGTGGCAATCACTTTGTCCTTGTAAGCAGATGGATCCTCAAACTAACCGAACAATTAAAACAAGTCAAAAACACCAAGCATAGTCTAGTGAAGCCGTACTTATAACTATTTCAAAATCTTACAACCGAGTGTGTGGTTCTGATTACTGGTCACTTAATACTATTTTTTCAAGTTAGTTTAATTCCTCCAAGTCCTTTCAAGCTGAAACTAGTTGGCTAGTTGCTACTTTCCTTCTATGCAATAAGAGACAAAAGGAATCTATTGGCACACGACACACTGGTACTGGTCATAGAGATACTGGCAATTACAACAGAATATATACCTGAGGGTGAAGAAGTTGATCAAGATGGCGTGGCTCTACCATCTTGATTGCAGAACGAATATCAACAAGTCCTTCCTTAACCATATCAACAGCTATTTTGACGGCACCTTTACCAGTACGTTTTCCACTTCGGCACTGCAACATCCACAACCTATTTTCTTGAACAGTGAACTCAATATCCTGCATTACAGGTTAAGAAATTTCAGAAGCTTTGTCTTAATCCATTCAAATTGAAGCCAGAATAGCATGCAGAGCAGCAAACATCAGCTTCTGTAAACAAACAAATATTACACAGGATTAAGAATATATAAGAATCTATGAGATTGGAATTTAACCATCATATCCTTGTATTGCTTCTCCAATATTTCACAGTTCTCCTCAAGTTCTTTGTAAGCTTCCGGCATGCAAGTTTTCATCATCTCCAAATCCTCAGGTGTCCTGATTCCGGAAACTACATCCTCTCCCtacatcaataataataataaaacaatgaTGCTTCTTAAAAAGCAGCTCTACTCTATCACATCAACACTAAACAAGTAgtattagaaaattattatatgGTATCAGATGTAACCTGAGCATTAATCAGAAACTCCCCATAGAGTTTCTTTTCGCCGGTGCTTGGATTTCGCGTGAACAGGACGCCAGTTCCTGAAGTAGTGCCCATGTTGCCAAACACCATGCTTTGAATGTTCACAGCGGTTCCCTTTAgcccatatattttattaatactcCTGTACTTAATGGCCCTTGGGCTATCCCAAGAGTTGAAAACTGCTTTAATCGCTAATTCTAGCTGCTGCATTGGATCTGCAATTGGTAAATTGAAAAATGTCAGTTGGATGAAGGCATGAATACTTGTCAAGAAGTTGGTGGCGCTGCATTCAGCACCTGAAGGAAAACTTTCTCCCTTGGCTTCGAGGTAGACATTCTTGTATTGCTCAACCACATCCTTGAGATCAGATGCTATTAGATCAGTGTCAAGTTTGACACCTTTTCTACCTTTTAGATTCTTTAACTTTTCTTCAAACAATGAGTGTGGAATACCCATTACCTAAATACAACACAAAAGATAGTTAGAAGTTATGAAAAAACACAATGCTACTTATTCCAGTTTTAGAGAATGATACTATGTAACTAAAATATTGCATGCAATAAGATTTTAGATTTCAATTTCACTACTCACAACATCTCCAAACATGTCCAAGAAACGTCTGTATGAATCATAAGCGAAGCGCTCTCCACTTTTTGCAGCCAAGCCAGTAACGACTTCATCATTGAGTCCAAGATTGAGAACTGTGTCCATCATTCCAGGCATGGAAATCTTGTGAAGGTGGGGGAAACTAGTTAGTTATGTTCTATTAGCACAAcatgagaaaagaagaaaagaatgatATATACCGCGGCGCCAGAGCGCACAGAGAGGAGGAGAGGCTTAGAAGAATTCCCAAGGGAGGTTCCCATCTCTGACTCCACAAAAGTGAGGCCTTCAAGAATCTCATCCCAGAGGCCATCAGGTAGCTTCTTGCCGTTGTCCTGATACTCTTGACAAGCTTCTGTTGATATGGTCAGTCCAGGAGGCACTGATAACCCAATGCTTGCCATTTCCGCCAGGTTCGCCCCTTTTCCTCCCAACTATTGCAAATCAGAAGAAAACAGAAGCACTCATGATATGAAAATCATGCCTTAATAACATACATACACATGTAAATGTAGAGATTAGAGAATGCCTTACCAAGGCCTTCATGGCCTTGTTTCCCTCACTTCTGCCCTTGCCAAAAGTGAATACCCGCTGTCTAGACATCGCCATAGACAAGTTTTTACTCCAGCTTCAGTTTAAAGGGGTTGATAATAAAAACGTTGAATTGATAGTTTAAGGTGCAAGACATAAACTTAACGTTGgctttatatacatataataataatgaggGATGGAGCTGTCAAAGCGTCAAGCGGTGCATGCATCATGCATCATGCATCAAAAACAAATTGCAATGGGGAAGCTTATCCTATTTATTACAGCAAGAGGCCTCGTAGTTATCTTCATTTAGTGATTACTCCAACGGATAAGTATCTTGCATGGTACCTtttccaatatatatatatattcccaGCAGCTGCTAAACCAGGGGCTTGTCTAGTGGGTTTGAACTTTGACCCCGGCCGTTTTTTTCCATAAAaataaccaattttttttttctgattttggaTCAGTATGGATACCAATATACTAATTGCTAACATGCCCCCGGTctcaattttgattatttattacTGTTTGGTAAAATAGGACAAAACAATCATTTATGATTTCTAAATAAAATGTGAAACAGTGGTTTTACTGTTAAGAAGTATTGCCCTGTAACCAGAGGAAGTTACAGCAGACACACCATAAAATTAGTACACAATGTATAACTAATGCCGTAGAAACCTTCCCCAGCTAATGGCTTTTCTGTTCTTCTGAGAGTCCCAAATATCAAGCTACCTTTCAATGGTAGCAGCGAACAGTCAGTTCCTTGAATCCACACACACGAGTAAGGTGCCGGTTCAGCTCTGCCACAACTGAAGCATCTAAATCCCAAAGAGGAAAGATCATTGTTACCAATTTGTCAGCCATCAACAAATAATGCATCAAGCATGTTTGAAGATGAATTGTTGTTTTCGTTCTCATCAAAGAAACCATTGGCAGCATTTTCTCTTCTAGCTTTACGTTCTTCAACGATATCATCTTCTGTTTCAGTGCAGAAATTTCGTCGAACCTGCTTTACAGGTCTCTCAGCCACAACAAATTTGTTCCCATCACGAGATCTCTCTCCAAAACCTGCCCAGACTGGCAAAAATAATAGTTCAGAAACAACAGTCAAGTTTAATGAATACATCAAGGACATAATCTACGCAGAAGCAGTTAGATCTTAAGAAACAGTCAACACGATTTTCACCAATGAACAATGATGCTTTAATTTATATTCAATAATAAATCCCACTTCCAAGAAGCTAATCCACTGGAATGTTTCTCATTGTATATCAATGTATAGAAACCACACATGTACACAAACAAAAAGTGATTATGCAAGAGCAACACATACTGCGAAGGTaatgaaaaatacaaattttcaatcatcatcatcactaaaAGTATActtaaatattacaaaaaagaaATGTGCATATTCCTTTCAGATATAAGAAGTATCAAACATCAGATATAAACACAATTTGTGAGTTACTGCAAAATTCTAGGGATTTGGATGAAATGACCAATAATGAAAGCTTCATCCTAACACTCCCACATTCATATGTAACTAACATATGCTTGTACCTCCAAAATGATGCAGAACAATTGAAGCAGCAACAGTAACATTCAAAGAAGCAGTGCCACCTCCATATTGTGGGATATATACAAAGAAGTCACATATCTCACATTCTTTAGCAGAAAGGCCTGTACCCTACACAGCAACTTTCAcaggaatcaaacaaatttctAACGTGATTCTCATGCTCCATGAAGGAGTGAAGTTCTAAAAACCaattaaatcaacaacaaaGGAAAAACCTCGTTGCCGAGTAGGAAAGCCGTGCTTTTTTTGAAAGGATGCTGGTTCACGGGCATGGCATTCTCGGTGATCTCCACTCCACAAATATCGAAGTCTTTCTCCTGTGAAAAGTAATAACAGAACCCGATTCATTTTCATAAAAAAGAAACCATTTtcggataaagaaagaaatgaggAAAGAGCAACTGATTTGGGAGGTAGAAAGAGAAAGCAAGGAGGGACCTTGAGAAACTNNNNNNNNNNNNNNNNNNNNNNNNNNNNNNNNNNNNNNNNNNNNNNNNNNNNNNNNNNNNNNNNNNNNNNNNNNNTGCCGAAGGAGTTGAAATCACGGCGACCGACTAGGATGAGCTCCGAAACACCGAAGGCAGTGGCGCTTCGAGCAAGCGTGCCAACGTTGTGCCTTTTGGCAATGTTGTGAACCACCACGTAACTCTCAAATCCCATTCTCGAAAATCGAAATTATTGCCACTCGCAAAGAATGAACCACCCGAAACTAGTAGTAGGATGTTCTCTactttggggttttggatttgGGAGGGACACTTTGAAAGAGAGGGTTTTCCAGTATTCAACAACAAAGGtcaaaggttgaaattgaaattaggTTTTCGATCATTTTAttgtatttgtttattttattttttcttaaaacaaaatgaaagatTGAAAATTTCGAAAGGAGATTCTATTACAATTGAAAAATTAgtgagaattatattttaattagttaatattaattaattttagtatttgaatTTAGAATCTAAAATTTATGATTAAAGATTAgagtataaaatttaagataaataaaataattttaaaaagataaataatattaattgaaaaaaatagttaCTTAACATTATTTATgggattttatatttttttatataattttttgtcatacaaaaatattattcactGAAACATAGAATGAGTTTTATGTTATTCACCAGtttaatacattaataaatatttaaaaaatgtgtTTAATTAGGAAACAAATTCTTAtacattttctataataaaataatttttttaaatttcaattaaacaaactgtgattttatattttaaaccatggtaaaaaaaatatcaagtgaaaaaaaagtgatatttagagtttttaagttaaaaattgTAGAGAGTCCAAAAAAAACTCATATAACTTAATAGGATTTTTAAGTTATGTTTTATAAACTCATAATAAAGCAGTAATTTGACCACTCTAAAAACACACCTTCTTTTGAAGTCAAtataactttaaaaatatttggaaaGAAGTAATATTTAGAGATATTGTAAGTATTTTGAACATTCACGGAATTTAAATATACATTCGACTTAAAGAGttgaacaattattatgaaaagtTTTCTATAATCTCGTTCGAGTTGTGAAAGTACTTGATCCACTAATTCTCCAAACAATATACATTTAATTTTGTGCTTCCGGGAATAAAAGGCATAATACAactctaataatattttttgacaCTTAATATTCAGCATATGCTTGAATTAAATGactgcaaaataaaaaaaaaatgtacagctgaaagaagagagaaagtagtaaatattattttaagttttccAACTGTAGTATAATACGTTTATTTTTTTCACCCATGTGTATAATTATCCCATAGCTTCTTCCTTTCCAACAACCTCTCATATGTAATCTTCATGTTACAATAAGGCCATTTAAATCTAaacttataataaatttaagatCATGTCTTAACAAAATAAGAAGTATGTTAATGTAACATGTCAAACAGGATTTCTATCAATCGGAGCATTTGCTTCAAGTTCAgcaaaaaggataaaattaaaataggttAAAAACGAAAGTCTcgatgaaaaagattttcaccTTCTTTGTATAGAAACTAAGCTTGTATTTATGAGCAGTTGTTTTTAcctttttattgttaattttcaCAATAAAATTTTGCATACTATGCACGGCATGCTTTTTTATCTTCTCCCTGAACAAATTCAATCCAAGCTTGCATATCGTTGCATGAATTCTATCATCCtgcaaaatattttgaaatccaaaaaaatcaaaacttgtTAGAAAGGCATTAAAAAAGAAGATGCAACGTATAACAATCACTCATCTTGCAAAACTATCTCCAAGCTAAACACCTCATTCTGGTTTCACTGATTAAGAAACTCATACAATCGGACAACACCTACGACCAACGACCAAACAAGCTTGGTTGGATTGATGTCTTTGATCAAGTCTGTCTTTGCAGTCATTATTTGCACTCTAAAACTGCTTCAAGCAAAAGTTTTGCCAggtaaaattaataatagatttatatttttcatgtaaGTTGTACCATTCTAATATTTATATAGAGTTGTTCTTTTATCAATGAATGAAATGAGCAAGAAAAATGAGATTTTTAAAGAGCCAGTGAGCGTCAAAGTGGGATGTCCCAAATTCAATCATTTATTAACCGTAGATCCTTACACATGGGAAAAAAGATATGCTACTTgtatttgaaattcaattttgcCAAGACCTCTGACCAACGAAACCGTCACCTCTACACTTCTTTAGAAGGGAACCCTATAGCTACCTCGTCCATTGGGATGTTACTTTGGCAACCAACCCTACTGAAAGGACGACAATTTTTTTTGGATGGTAATACTGTTGGTGGACAATTTTTGGAGGCTTTTTTATGCATAAGCCGATGCGTTGTTGTGGGTTTGCATTTTCATCCTAATGGAGGGAACTAGGGGTGTATATAGTCCGGTCCGACCCCGAACACTTTAGGGGTTAATTTGATGTGATTTTATCGGGTCTAGAATTTGATAAGGGTCAAAAATAGACCcagtcattatttcgggtcgaaTCCTGGTCATAAATCGGGCCACTCGAACTCGGCCCAGTCATCatatacaattaatattttgtgttattagtgatgaatGATGACTATTTTTATGtggaatttaaatattgtaaacTTTAATactttgtgttattagtcattataagactataagttaatgttttatgtttaaaatgcataagactttagactaatgatataagtgttatttgtattgatttaaaaatttggtgttattagacaatattagtattgattatggttatattttaattttagagaatggttggttcttgttatatttttctaaatgaatTTTACTATATCAAATAATGGTTAAAGTCttagaaatttggatatttttacctGATATAATCGTGGTccaaaagtgtataaatttCATTGGGTCTAAGACCGAATTTAAGTCTAACAAATAGacccaatatatattttaagttgGGTCTAAGTTATATTAAACCCGGTTTCACCCGACCCATAAACACTCCTAAAGAAAATACTATTCATGACGGGTGATGTGTCATCACCTCCAAAGCTTTAGAGTTGGATGTTTTCAGTGAAACACTGTTCAAACTTCATGTACTGAACTACTTAACTATTATATTACAAATAGATGTACACTTTTCTCAAAAATTAACTAGTCTTTATTTTTTACCAAACATTACTTCTCACTAAAgaaattctctttattttatgtagCTTAACTGGTAACAAGCCTCAACATGAAATTATAACTATTTTAGGGTGTGTTTGTTTTTGTGTTTGAAGTTGAAAAGcacattcaaaatttttaaacacttcaatttttggtttggctattttttttGGCTATTTTTTCTTCCTATAAATGTAAAAGTAATTTTGTACTTAAATTCacatttacaaaaaataacaaattataatttttgcattttttatttctcttgtacCAACCCCACACCCTTCATACatattgttttatttatgaaatttttattttttttatgatttcttttttttatttattatttatatttttgttaaattttttgtttgacattatacatttttataattgtcatgtttgtatattatatttattattatctttttatactataatttattgatcattatataaaaaacatattaaaaaatataaaaaattaaatatacttaaaaaaataatattataatttaatggcGTATCCTTTTCTAGTAATTATCTacctaaaagtgattttaactaatattatctaaataatatttattttatcaaaatcaattttagtatagaattaccaaacataaatcatgttGATACAAACTTATTCTAATCAAAATTAAGtctataaaatcacttttattcaATTCCAGTATGGCAAAAGTCAATCCAAACACACAAGTTAGTTATTTGGAGTTCATTCGGCAAGATACACAAGAATTTATCAGAGATTTTATTAGTATGGATACAGTCGAACATGTACAAGAATTTTACAGAATCACTCTTATTTTATGACAACATATAGCTACTTGTCAGTACTATTGTCTTGTGCACCAAATATATTGTAGGCACATTTTGCAATCAAATTCTGAGAGAAACATTGTTGTAATTTGTATGAATCTTTGTACACAATGTTTCATTCTTTTTCGTTTTCCAAAAAcatatttcctttttctttctactTCTATATGTATGTCAGTGGCCATTTTATCTGACCTCATATACAGATATCCATTTTTGATGTACATGGACTTATTCACTattataaacaataaataacaaCTATTTACAGTTATAAGAGAGTCATGCCCTGAAAGTTAGCCATTCAACCCTCTCTTAAACCAGATTAACAAATTTCTTAAACTGCAACTTGAGCCGCTGCAAGCCTAGCAATTGGAACCCTGCAAGTGTCCTCAAATTTCAGTTTAGTGATTGAATCTAAatctctaatttatttttagataatatgGAACTAAAAATCTGACCTAAAAGGAGAGCATGAGACATAGTCAAGACCAATTTGAGCAAAGAATGCAACAGAAGATGGCTCCCCACCATGCTCTCCACATATTCCAACCTGATAAATCAACTCAAGGTGTTAATTGCTGCAGCAATTTGATGAGGTCTAATAATTCATAGAATAGAACAGCTACATGCTTCTAGTTCAAAAATCTCTGTCAGTCAGTTACTCCTAGACCTACCTTTAAGTTTGGTCTGACAGCACGACCCTTTTCTGTGCAAAGCTTGATGAGTTGACCCACTCCTTTTTGGTCAAGTACCTAATATTATTGTCAACAGTTTCAAAAATTCAGCAACCATCTTTCATATATCATCAATGAGCAAATAACCTTTAGACAACTAACCTCAAATGGATCACTCTGCAGAATGCCGCTTGATAGGTAAATCGGAAGAAATTTTCCAACATCATCTCTGCTGTACCCAAATGTCATTTGGGTAAGGTCATTGGTTCCAAATGAAAAGAACTCGGCTTCATCAGCAATCTAGAAGAATGGATAATAAAATTAGCAagtttaaataaataactaaacagAACAAATTATACTCTTTAACTATGCTTCTTTCCCACATTCTAAAATCTAAAGTAATGACAAGTAACTACTATATGTTAGAATCTTAATGTGATTCTTCAAGTAGAGACATAAAAGGAGTTTGTTTTTACCTCATCTGCAACTAGTGCAGCTCTGGGAACTTCAatcattgttccaaccttgtAGCTTAAAGAGGAACCCATCTCAGAGAAAACTTTCTCAGCAACATTCCTTATTAAACTCACTTGATGCCTTAATTCCtgccaataaaataaaataaaatctggGCTTATATGATTAAGATGATAATGGAACTATGGAAGTTTCCTCATAAATTTTAGGCTTAATGATGCATGTAGACAAAACTGAAGAACATGCAAACTAGAAAGAGATAAGGTGGAGTAAGGATCATGCCTGAGGTGTACCAATAAGTGGAACCATTATCTCAGGAAGGACTTTAATGCCATGGTTACTCACTGAAACAGCAGCTTGGAAGACTGCACGTGCCTGCATCTCAGTTAATTCGGGATATGATATTCCCAGCCTGTTGACAGAACCTCAATGGTCACATACAAATTATTGTAAAATCAATCCATAAACTATGGACATTGTTACTTCATTTTCTAGAGTTCATTTCAATATGAATTTGTCATGCACAAGAAGGAAATGCAAACCTGCAGCCACGAAAACCAAGCATGGGATTCACTTCTGAGAGTTTTTCAATCCTAGAGAAGatttcttcttccttcatgCCTGTCTCAGAAGTTAGCTCACTGACAATGTGCTCCAAGTCACCCTCCGGAAGAAACTCATGGAGCGGAGGATCCAACAATCGGATTGTCACCGGGAGACCATCCATTGCTCGAAAAATTCCCTCGAAATCTGATCTTTGATAAGGTAGCAAAAGGTCAAGTGCAGCTTTCCTTTGTTCCGGTGTGATGGCcattatcatcattctcacagCCTTTATCCTCTCGTCCGAAGCAAAAAACTGAAACTCACCAAAACCAGTAGAAAACCATATCATTTGTTACTACTTTTGAGTAAAATTTGTTATGAATATCCAAAAACTaggtttaaaattaaaaagattaaatcATATATGAATATTTTATGTACCATGTGTTCTGTCCTGCATAGTCCAATTCCCTGAGCACCATTCTGTCTTGCTGTTAATGCATCTTCTGGTGTGTCAGCATTTGCCATTACCTGACCGACAACAGCAAATAAAAGAATATTCAAGAAAGGAGATTCTTTGATTCAACTCAACTAATGAAGCATGTAAAGCATACTATGCACCCACCTTCAGATGCCTTATTTCATCAGCCCAAGACATGAAGGTTGCAAGGTCATCACTTAGTGCTGGAGGCGAAAGTGGCTGCTTACCTAGTATCACCTCACCGGTGGATCCATTCAGTGATATCCATTCACCTTCCGGAATCACTGTATCACCAATTACAACAACCTGCATTTTCAGTTGAGATTATACCAACAGCATGATGGCCATTTAATATGCTTATACCAAAGGAAAGCCTTTACCTTCTCAATATCATTTACAAGGACATCAGAGCAGCCAGACACACAACACTTTCCCCATCCGCGAGCTACAACGGCAGCATGAGATGTCATACCACCTCTAGCTGTCAAGATTCCAGAAGCTGCATGCATACCCCCTACATCCTCTGGACTTGTCTCTGTCCTCAccttgaataaataaaataggaatgaAACTCCAATCTTACACTAAGAAGCATTTCACCTAAAACTTTTCATCATTCTTCAGCATCATCAGCATTGAGCACAACCTGCCCTACTGCAGCTCCAGGGGATGCAGGTAAGCCGGTAGCTATCACGTTGTCCTTGTAAGCAGATGGATCCTCAAACTAACCAGACAAACTAAAATCAATTAAGAACACTTGATCATCATCTTAAATGTGAATCTAGTAATTGTAACTACAACTAAGTATATACCTGTGGGTGGAGAAGCTGATCAAGATGCCTTGGCTCTACCATCTTGATTGCAGACCGAATATCAACAAGCCCTTCATTAACCATGTCTACAGCTATTTTAACAGCACCTTTGCCAGTACGCTTCCCACTTCGACATTGCAACATCCACAACCTATTTTCTTGAACTGTGAACTCAATATCCTGAAGTGTAGGTTAAAGCAATTCCATAAAATTTCCAGGAAGTAAGAGAAGCATGCAAAACAATGACCTATCTATGGAGAGTGAATTTTTACCATCATATCCTTGTAGTGCTTCTCCAGAATTTTGCAATTCTCCTCAAGTTCCTTGTATGCTTCTGGCATGCAATTTTTCATAGTCTCCAAATCTTCAGGTGTCCTGATTCCAGCAACTACATCCTCTCCCTATTTGGGGAGTTGAAAAAATCAGCAAAATAAGTGCATGAAAGTCGCATAACTAGTGTATCATAT is part of the Arachis duranensis cultivar V14167 chromosome 1, aradu.V14167.gnm2.J7QH, whole genome shotgun sequence genome and encodes:
- the LOC107465035 gene encoding LOW QUALITY PROTEIN: pyruvate, phosphate dikinase, chloroplastic-like (The sequence of the model RefSeq protein was modified relative to this genomic sequence to represent the inferred CDS: substituted 2 bases at 2 genomic stop codons); its protein translation is MCSSVGIGKGILIRSTPDVCSNNNKKKRELLFYGKRSTSRGVVLWQEELQLLCFGSNSSSSSSSSSTGSSRYPAIRGQVILTPPTTKKRVFTFGKGRSEGNKAMKSLLGGKGANLAEMATIGLSVPPGLTISTEACQEYQHNGKKLPDGLWDEILEGLTFVEAEMGASLGNPSRPLLLSVRSGAAISMPGMMDTVLNLGLNDEVVAGLAAKSGERFAYDSYRRFLDMFGDVVLGIPHSLFEEKLEDLKNKKGAKLDTDLTASDLKDLVEQYKNVYLEANGENFPSDPKKQLELAVKAVFNSWDSPRAIKYRSINQINGLKGTAVNIQTMVFGNMGTTSGTGVLFTRNPSTGEKKLYGEFLINAQGEDVVAGIRTPEDLETMKNCMPEAYKELEENCKILEKHYKDMMDIEFTVQENRLWMLQCRSGKRTGKGAVKIAVDMVNEGLVDIRSAIKMVEPRHLDQLLHPQFEDPSAYKDNVIATGLPASPGAAVGQVVLNADDAEEXXKVLGEMLLSVRTETSPEDVGGMHAASGILTARGGMTSHAAVVARGWGKCCVSGCSDVLVNDIEKVVVIGDTVIPEGEWISLNGSTGEVILGKQPLSPPALSDDLATFMSWADEIRHLKVMANADTPEDALTARQNGAQGIGLCRTEHMFFASDERIKAVRMMIMAITPEQRKAALDLLLPYQRSDFEGIFRAMDGLPVTIRLLDPPLHEFLPEGDLEHIVSELTSETGMKEEEIFSRIEKLSEVNPMLGFRGCRLGISYPELTEMQARAVFQAAVSVSNHGIKVLPEIMVPLIGTPQELRHQVSLIRNVAEKVFSEMGSSLSYKVGTMIEVPRAALVADEIADEAEFFSFGTNDLTQMTFGYSRDDVGKFLPIYLSSGILQSDPFEVLDQKGVGQLIKLCTEKGRAVRPNLKVGICGEHGGEPSSVAFFAQIGLDYVSCSPFRVPIARLAAAQVAV